In one window of Candidatus Effluviviaceae Genus V sp. DNA:
- a CDS encoding aldo/keto reductase: MSPDDPLVPERQLGSTGERVSMLGLGGAHIAHFREDRDAIEFVRSAIDTGVTFMDNAWEYHEGRAEELMGRALEDGYRDRVFLMTKHHGRNRATAERHLEDSLRRLRTDVIDLWQFHEVIYNDDPDMIFARGGGIEAAVAAQRAGKVRYIGFTGHKDPAIHRRMLDTGFAWDAVQMPLNVMDAHFRSFEQTILPILEERGIAVLGMKPLAGGHILESDTVTAAEALSYVWSLPVSTVISGMDAMAHLTENVETARAWTAMERGARAELLSRTRDAASDGSYEPYKTDVVFDAAIGRELHGLS, from the coding sequence ATGTCGCCAGACGATCCGCTTGTTCCTGAACGGCAGCTCGGCTCGACGGGCGAGCGCGTCTCCATGCTGGGTCTCGGCGGCGCGCACATCGCTCACTTCCGGGAGGACCGGGATGCGATCGAGTTCGTCCGCTCCGCGATCGACACGGGCGTGACCTTCATGGACAACGCGTGGGAGTACCACGAGGGACGTGCCGAGGAGCTCATGGGGCGCGCGCTCGAGGACGGGTACCGGGATCGCGTCTTCCTCATGACGAAGCACCACGGACGGAACCGGGCCACGGCCGAGCGCCATCTCGAGGACAGCCTCCGGCGGCTTCGGACCGACGTCATCGACCTGTGGCAGTTCCACGAGGTCATCTACAACGACGACCCGGACATGATCTTCGCCCGCGGCGGCGGCATCGAGGCCGCCGTGGCGGCGCAGCGGGCCGGCAAGGTGCGCTACATAGGGTTCACCGGTCACAAGGACCCGGCGATCCACCGTCGCATGCTCGACACCGGGTTCGCGTGGGACGCGGTGCAGATGCCGCTCAACGTGATGGACGCGCACTTCAGGAGCTTCGAGCAGACCATACTGCCGATCCTCGAGGAGCGCGGCATCGCGGTTCTCGGGATGAAACCGCTGGCCGGCGGGCACATCCTGGAGAGCGATACGGTCACGGCCGCCGAGGCGCTGTCGTACGTCTGGTCGCTTCCCGTGTCGACCGTCATCTCCGGCATGGACGCGATGGCGCACCTGACGGAGAACGTGGAGACGGCGCGGGCGTGGACGGCCATGGAGCGCGGGGCGCGCGCGGAGCTTCTCTCGCGCACCAGAGACGCGGCGTCCGACGGTTCCTACGAGCCCTACAAGACGGACGTGGTCTTCGACGCCGCCATCGGACGGGAGCTTCACGGGCTGTCGTGA